In Parus major isolate Abel chromosome 1, Parus_major1.1, whole genome shotgun sequence, the following proteins share a genomic window:
- the GGACT gene encoding gamma-glutamylaminecyclotransferase, with product MARVFVYGTLKKGQPNYKHMINTAKGLAKFQGRGRTVEKYPLVIAGKYNIPYMLNIPGTGHHIAGEIYSVDEQMLQFLDEFECCPDMYQRTLMRIQVVEWEGKGGAGEARAAADGVLECFVYSTATYPPEWVGLPYYDSYDSSGKHGLSYVLRESRE from the coding sequence ATGGCCCGTGTCTTCGTCTACGGCACGCTCAAGAAGGGCCAGCCCAACTACAAGCACATGATCAACACGGCCAAAGGCCTGGCAAAATTCCAAGGAAGGGGCCGCACAGTGGAGAAGTACCCGCTGGTGATTGCAGGGAAATACAATATTCCTTACATGCTGAACATCCCGGGGACAGGCCACCACATTGCTGGGGAGATTTACTCTGTCGACGAGCAGATGCTGCAGTTCCTGGATGAGTTTGAGTGCTGCCCAGACATGTACCAGCGCACCCTGATGAGAATCCAAGTGGTggagtgggaagggaagggcgGCGCGGGAGAGGCGCGGGCAGCGGCCGACGGCGTCCTGGAGTGCTTCGTGTATAGCACGGCCACGTACCCGCCCGAATGGGTCGGGCTCCCCTACTATGACAGTTACGACTCCTCGGGGAAGCACGGCCTCTCCTACGTCCTACGGGAAAGCCGGGAATAG